The genomic stretch AAATATTTTTCTAAGGTACTCAATTTTGCTGGTCTCCCGTTTCTTCTCTTGCTATAAGTTGTGGTTCCTGCTTTTTAGCATCTCTTGTATAGAAAAATTCGATAACCTGTTTTGCCACAGGAGCAGCTGCAGAAGCACCATGATGCCCATGTTCAATCAACACACACAAAGCTATTTTAGGTTCTTTATTCAATACGCCAGCAATAAACCATGCATGGTCTCTCATTTCCCATGGTATTTCTTCTTCACTTTTATATTTTTTATGATGCTCTAAAGACATAATTTGTGCACTACCAGTTTTCCCGATAACAGTAATTCCTTCTACTTTTGCAGATTTCCCTGTACCAGCCCTGTGTGTCCCCGAAGGTTCAACACATAATTTCATACCTTCAATAACAGATTCCAATGCTTTTTTTGAAAAAATTTGTTCTTGTGCATCAGGAATTTGAAAATCTTTATTTAAATGTGGGTAAACGCGATGTCCTCCATTAATAATGGTAGCCATAAGGACTGCATTTTGTAATGGTGTTGTAGCACAACTTCCCTGTCCAATACTTAAATTTACTGTATCGCCAGGGTACCATTTCTGTTCCCATATCGGTTTATGAGCATTTACTTTAGCTTTCCATTCACGGCTGGGGATTAACCCAGTTACTTCATTTGGCAAATCAATGCCTGTTTGAACTCCGAGACCTATCTTATGGGCATATTCGGAAATTGTATCTACACCTAATTTTAATCCAACGTTATAAAAGAACACATCGCAGGAATAAGCCAATGCTTCTACCACATTCACGGAGCCATGACCATATTTATTCCAACATTTCCATTCCCTACCAGTGCCACCAATTCTAAAAGAGCCTGGACAAAAAAAAGTTGTGGTTGGAGTAATTACTCCTTTTTCGAGTGCAGTAGCAGCAAGGAAGACTTTGAATACAGAGCCAGGTGGATATTGTTCGCTAATGGCTCTATTAGTCATTCGGTTGGGGTCTTTAGATTCTAACAATTCAATTCGTTCTGCGTCCTTTCCTTTTGTTACAAACACATTTGGGTCATATCCTGGACTACTCGCTATTGCTAAGACCGCACCTGTATCGGCATTAAGAACCACAATAGAGCCCTGTTGATTTGCAAGAATTTGTTCACAAAACTTTTGTAGTTCAATATCGAGAGTCAAGACAAGGTCTTTCCCTGAAATAGATTTCTGACGCAATTCTGTTTCCTCATATAATAAGTGTCCACGACTATCTTTCCGAGCTAAAACTAAATTTCCGTATCGGTCTGTTCTTAGTTGTGGTCTACCTGACGCATATTTTGTTACAGTCATATACCCATCTTTTCCATGGAGCCAACGTTCATAATACCGTTCCAAACCACTTCTTCCTATAACATCGCCAGGGAAATATTCACCCTCTAAGATATCTAATTCATCTTTATTAATTTCATTTAGATACCCCATAATTTGTCCAGCAACGGAGCCCATCGGATATCTTCTTTGTGGCTGTAATGTTAAGTATACCCCTGGTAATCTAAAACTATTTTCTTCAATTCGTATCCAATCAGAACGAGCAATATCCTTCTTTATTACAATCTGAGTAAAAGGCTCTGATTTGAAATTATCAATTTGCTCTAATATCCACGAAGCAGGAACATTAATAATGCTCTCCAATGTCTTCGCTACATCTTTTTGCTGGTTTACTGGGCAATCTCCTGGGACAAAGACCACATCTGTGGAGGGACGATTATCTGCCAATATAGTTCCATCCTGAGCCAGAATTTTACCCCTATCTGCTTTTAATCTCTGAGGCCAGATACGGTTATTCTCTGCCTTTTCGCGGTATAATTCCGCATCACGAACCTGAATGGTCCAAAGACGGAATATTAAAATCGCCATGCTAAATATAATGGCAATCACTACAAGCCATAATCGGACATCGTTACTTCTATATGTTAATGAGATATCACTCATTTATTTATAACCTTGAATGTTTTTATTTCCGATAAACGAAATACGTGATGTAATAACCAGAATATAATAGGTGTCATCAGGGCACTATAAAATGCAGATGGTACGGTATTGACAAAAAGGACATAAAAGAAGTTTGTATATGGGTCTTGTAAATAAGTTATGACATTAAATAACAATCCGTGGAGCAAAGCCCCCATAAATACCAATCCGGACTTAATTGCTGGATGCTCACTTAGTAGCCTGCTGGATAATTTTCCAAATATAAATCCTGTAATTACAAGGCAAAGTATATGATGCCCGAGTGAAGTGTTACTTGCGATGTCCTGATATATACCTGCCAATATCCCTGTGAACATTGCTCGTTCTTCTCCATAGAACAAAGCAAAGAAAATAACCATGATTAAACCCAAATCAGGAACAACTCCTTGAATTTGCAATACCTCAGGCCATCCTGTTTGTATAACGGACATGGTCAGAACAATTATAAACCAAATTATATAGTCAATGTACATTTTTAACTCCAAGCATTAGGGTGCCAACAATTCTTGAATAGTTGTATCTGTATTCTCTGGTATCTTTATGTCCGTATTTAATTGACTGCTCACGTGCATATTATCAATCTCTGTAATGTCAAGTGGCTCAATATTATCTATAATTATATAAACATCATCCAACCTATATGGGTCTACAATTGGTAAAATATCAGCACTCTTCCAAAGTGTTCCTGACTCATGAATAGATTGAATAGTTCCTATAGGCAACCCTGGAGGAAAGATGCTTTCAGGGCTTGTAACTATTATATCTCCAACCCGTATTTGGTCATAAATATCAATGTAATTCATGGTGCATATCTTGCGAAAATCTCCCGATGGATAAATAACGCCATCATAAGCACGTAGTCGATTTCTTTGAACCATGGCACCTATTCGACATTCACGATGATGTAAGGTAGCAACAACAGAGGAAAAAGGAGATGTATCTATAATTAATCCGACAACCCCTTCAGGAACTATGACTCCTTGATATGCACGGATACCATCATTTGTCCCACGATTTATTCGGAGGGCACCTTGGTATATTTCTAAGATATTAGCGTGAACCAATGTCAAGTTTTTCCATTCTTTTGGTAGAGCAGAGATTTTAAGTTTTTGTTGGAGCTGACAATTTTTTTCTGTCCTATCGAGTAGGGCTAACCGTAAACGCATAAGTTCTTCTTTTAAGGTTTTGTTTTCTGTCCTGAGATAATCAGGTTCAAAAACAGCTTCTACAACATAATCGAAAAAGTTAGAAACATACATCTTAGTGTTTACGATGGGATAAGTTATTAAATAAAAACCTTGTTTGAATATTCTTTTTAAAGGTTCTGTGGATGTTTCTGTGAGAAGAGATAAGATACATATAAGGCATA from Candidatus Hydrogenedens sp. encodes the following:
- the mrdA gene encoding penicillin-binding protein 2, with amino-acid sequence MSDISLTYRSNDVRLWLVVIAIIFSMAILIFRLWTIQVRDAELYREKAENNRIWPQRLKADRGKILAQDGTILADNRPSTDVVFVPGDCPVNQQKDVAKTLESIINVPASWILEQIDNFKSEPFTQIVIKKDIARSDWIRIEENSFRLPGVYLTLQPQRRYPMGSVAGQIMGYLNEINKDELDILEGEYFPGDVIGRSGLERYYERWLHGKDGYMTVTKYASGRPQLRTDRYGNLVLARKDSRGHLLYEETELRQKSISGKDLVLTLDIELQKFCEQILANQQGSIVVLNADTGAVLAIASSPGYDPNVFVTKGKDAERIELLESKDPNRMTNRAISEQYPPGSVFKVFLAATALEKGVITPTTTFFCPGSFRIGGTGREWKCWNKYGHGSVNVVEALAYSCDVFFYNVGLKLGVDTISEYAHKIGLGVQTGIDLPNEVTGLIPSREWKAKVNAHKPIWEQKWYPGDTVNLSIGQGSCATTPLQNAVLMATIINGGHRVYPHLNKDFQIPDAQEQIFSKKALESVIEGMKLCVEPSGTHRAGTGKSAKVEGITVIGKTGSAQIMSLEHHKKYKSEEEIPWEMRDHAWFIAGVLNKEPKIALCVLIEHGHHGASAAAPVAKQVIEFFYTRDAKKQEPQLIAREETGDQQN
- the mreD gene encoding rod shape-determining protein MreD, translating into MYIDYIIWFIIVLTMSVIQTGWPEVLQIQGVVPDLGLIMVIFFALFYGEERAMFTGILAGIYQDIASNTSLGHHILCLVITGFIFGKLSSRLLSEHPAIKSGLVFMGALLHGLLFNVITYLQDPYTNFFYVLFVNTVPSAFYSALMTPIIFWLLHHVFRLSEIKTFKVINK
- the mreC gene encoding rod shape-determining protein MreC, whose amino-acid sequence is MNTSDISHPYRSTIIFLVICLICILSLLTETSTEPLKRIFKQGFYLITYPIVNTKMYVSNFFDYVVEAVFEPDYLRTENKTLKEELMRLRLALLDRTEKNCQLQQKLKISALPKEWKNLTLVHANILEIYQGALRINRGTNDGIRAYQGVIVPEGVVGLIIDTSPFSSVVATLHHRECRIGAMVQRNRLRAYDGVIYPSGDFRKICTMNYIDIYDQIRVGDIIVTSPESIFPPGLPIGTIQSIHESGTLWKSADILPIVDPYRLDDVYIIIDNIEPLDITEIDNMHVSSQLNTDIKIPENTDTTIQELLAP